A region of Lagenorhynchus albirostris chromosome 20, mLagAlb1.1, whole genome shotgun sequence DNA encodes the following proteins:
- the VMO1 gene encoding vitelline membrane outer layer protein 1 homolog: MERGAGAKLLLLLWATCFGRARADASSGYTLVIEVTNGGPWGDWAWPEMCPDRFFASGFSLKVEPPQGITGDDTALNGIRLHCARGNAELNTHVVESQSGRWGAWSEPLWCPGGGFLVAFSLRVEAPVTPGDNTAANNVRFRCSDSTELQGPGLSWGDFGNWSEPCPKGVCGLQTKIERPGGLRDDTAVNDARFFCCRS; the protein is encoded by the exons ATGGAGCGGGGCGCGGGAGccaagctgctgctgctgctgtgggcGACGTGCTTCGGGCGTGCGAGAGCAGATGCGTCCAGCGGCTACACATTGGTCATCGAGGTGACTAACGGGGGGCCCTGGGGCGACTGGGCCTGGCCAGAGATGTGTCCTGACAGATTCTTCGCCAGCGGGTTCTCACTCAAG GTGGAGCCCCCCCAAGGCATTACTGGCGACGACACGGCTCTGAACGGAATCCGGCTGCACTGCGCGCGCGGGAATGCGGAGCTCAACACGCACGTGGTGGAGTCCCAGTCTggaag GTGGGGCGCGTGGAGTGAGCCGCTGTGGTGTCCCGGCGGCGGCTTCCTGGTGGCTTTCTCGCTTCGCGTGGAGGCACCCGTGACCCCCGGGGACAACACGGCTGCGAACAACGTGCGCTTCCGCTGCTCCGACAGCACGGAGCTGCAGGGGCCCGGTCTGTCCTGGGGAGACTTTGGAAACTGGAGTGAGCCTTGCCCTAAAGGAGTGTGCGGCTTGCAGACCAAGATCGAGCGGCCTGGAGGCCTCCGCGATGACACCGCTGTTAACGACGCGCGCTTTTTCTGCTGCCGCAGTTGA